CTGTGTTAACGTGCCTCTCTGTCCGTCCCTCAGGCTGGCAGTGGAGCCCGTTGGACCGCCCCTCGTTTGCAGAGATCCATCAGGCCTTTGAAACCATGTTCCACGACTCCAGCATCTCTGAAGGTACGGGAGCATTTCGATCCCTCTCATCGGGAAGTCTTCAAACCTGCTTAGAGCTCCTAGGAGACGGTCTCTGAACCTGGAGGGGAGAAGTCATTGTTCAAGTGTCTCTTAGAGAGCTGTGGGGCTCATGAGGTGGAAACCTTCTTCGTTATTTTAACTGATACTGAATTGCAAATCACACATAATcagaaagtcagaattttgagatCTTCAGGAAAAAGTCTGGATGTTCAGAGCAGCACAGTATTCATAGATTTTCAATTTAACATTTGGGAAAAAAAGGTCAGAGTTTGAAATGTTCAGCAAAGTCAGTATTCATAGACGTGTCCCAGAGTCTGTAAGAGAACTTGATACATGCGGTCCTTTCACCGTATAAAGGGATGTAGGTTTACTTGGCCAACAAACAACAGGTCGTGTAACTGAGCGTTTTCTATCTTTTCTGCAGAGGTGGCGGAGGAGCTGTGTAAGACGGCCTCGGGTCACGGCGGGCCGCTGCTCCCCTTCGACACGCCGCTGCTGCCTTCCAAGTCCCGCACGCTGCACAAGCACACGGAGAACAAGGAGAACATCGAGGGCGGACTGGACGGCCGATCGGAGCCCGGCAGCCACGGCCACTCAGGTACAGCCCGACAACCCCCCACCCCGCCGCGGCGCCATGCTCCACTGTATGATTGTGCAGGTTCTGCAGACGACGGCGGCGACGCTCAGAGCACGCTGCAGCGCCGCAGAGCTCGCCGCCTGAAGAGGAGGGCCGTCATCTTCCTCAACAACTGAGCAGACATCTGTCCTGCAgccgggggagggggggggagggggacagcTGTCAGGAGGCAGACAATAATCACCCAACAGAGGCTTAGAAGAACAGCGGTTTCTGAATTATGCTAATTATTTAGCATGATGCTAACATGTCAtctgacacaaaacaaataataataaaaacaataataataacataataatataatacactaataataataacactaatgaataataataataataaatataacaataataataaaataatcataaaatcacaataaatatatatatattatttattttattatgattaaaATTAATATTATCTATTTACAAAACgtaaaaaatcataataaaattaagaataataataaaaaataataataatattaacaacacaacaacaacaaaaataacaaaaataataatataaaataatttatatatttaaaaatcataataaaattaaaagtaaaatacaattataaaatatacgTTTATTTTTGCGGGCGCTTTTAAGCGCCTCAAAGTACTAGTAAAATACTCTATGCTAAAATCCATCTACAGGacccaattaaaaaataattaaaaatgtgaagttaaccaacaaccacaaaaaagtgtgaaatcttaaaataaaaattaataaaaataaataaatgatactTCATGTTATGAGGCTCTGAGGGCGCTCAGCGATACACAGGTTAAAGTCCattgaaaatgtacattaaaaatgaGACAGTAATTTATTCAGTTATTGCTTTCGACTGATTATCTCAACACGGTGTCGTCATTAAATTGAACCTAAAACAGATATATTTTGTGGCACTTTTAATCCTTTTATAACGAAACCCGTCTCCCATTTAATTATCATCTCTCCAGCCATCGGACTGAATAGGAGTGATCTGCATGTTccctgtgtgtttacatttaagCGTGTTGTTCAAAACGTGGTCACTAACCCTGTATGAAAACATGCTAACCCTTTTATTAAACTCCCAAAccattgtctgtctgtctcgtttacattattttatattcagtgttgtaaataaagtgtgtgtgtgtgtgtgtgtggaggacgctctgtctctgtgtctttgtccaTGAATATCAGTTAGTATATAAAGGGGAACAGAAGCGTCTTTCACCACGCTCCAGGGAAAGCTCATAAAtcaccagctgtgtgtttgATCTGAACAGAATCACAAACGTGGTTTCCCTAAGTTTAGACTTTTCATGTCTGATGTTTATTAATACTTCTTCTTTCCATGCATTTATTAACCTCATCTTTCTTTGTCCCTATGCACTTATTTTCACATGCAAACCATGAAGAGAGAACAATATCAAGTAAGGAATACCAACTGAACCAGGAGGGCCATTCCTCTGTGTGCATTCTTTACTAATGGGTGATAGTTTGCAGCTCAGTCCGTGCCGCTTAGAGAAAGCCTCGACAGGTTTTCCTCAGATATTATTGTGTATAGTAATACGTGCAGCGTGTGAATCATTAAAGGAGTGTCTGCTGGTGCAAAACTCTGACTCTGAACCCTTTCATAAAGGAGGGAATCAGAGCTTTGAGAGACAGGAATATTCTTCTTAGTGCAGCATGCTTCAAAACGTGCGTCCCTTCTCCCATGgtgcaaaagaaaaatacatatcaAAGGTTTTAAGAAGTTAAACTCATGAATTGGTATTTATATTCTATAGATCTGTACTTGATGGTCTGAGTGAGAGAGACTGTTGATTGATATGCTAGGGCAGCAAGGTTAGCAAAGGAATGACTGATTTTGCAATATTAGAGGGAAttatcatttttgaaacattgtGCAATAACATTTAGATTACTGTACAGAAGCTGGGATCTGCCCAGAGACGGGAGACGTTCAGTTATCTAaatctgtctcctctctttctgatgtgttttcatggagctttttaataaatgcatACAGTAATATAAATGCTCTCAATTATTAATTAACATCAAGCAGGTGGGAGCTCACTTTAAAGGGTCCCAAAGAGGTGTATATCggtatgtagggtctctactttaaagagtcctaaagaggtgtacatcagtatgtagagtctctactttaaagagtcctaaagaggtgtacatcagtatgtagagtctctactttaaagagtcctctcctgctgatgttcaggtgtatatcagtatgtagcgtctctactttaaagagtcctctcctgctgatgttcaggtgtatatcagtatgtagtgtctctactttaaagagtcctctcctgctgatgttcaggtgtatatcagtatgtagagtctctactttaaagagtcctctcctgctgatgttcaggtgtatatcagtatgtagagtctctactttaaagagtcctctcctgctgatgttcaggtgtatatcagtatgtagtgtctctactttaaagagtcctctcctgctgatgttcaggtgtatatcagtatgtagtgtctctactttaaagagtcctctcctgctgatgttcaggtgtatatcagtatgtagtgtctctactttaaagagtcctctcctgctgatgttcaggtgtatatcagtatgtagagtctctactttaaagagtcctctcctgctgatgttcaggtgtatatcagtatgtagtgtctctactttaaagagtcctctcctgctgatgttcaggtgtatatcagtatgtagagtctctactttaaagagtcctctcctgctgatgttcaggtgtatatcagtatgtagtgtctctactttaaagagtcctctcctgctgatgttcaggtgtatatcagtatgtagtgtctctactttaaagagtcctctcctgctgatgttcaggtgtatatcagtatgtagagtctctactttaaagagtcctctcctgctgatgttcaggtgtatatcagtatgtagagtctctactttaaagagtcctctcctgctgatgttcaggtgtatatcagtatgtagtgtctctactttaaagagtcctctcctgctgatgttcaggtgtatatcagtatgtagagtctctactttaaagagtcctctcctgctgatgttcaggtgtatatcagtatgtagtgtctctactttaaagagtcctctcctgctgatgttcaggtgtatgtcagtatgtagagtctctactttaaagagtcctctcctgctgatgttcaggtgtatatcagtatgtagtgtctctactttaaagagtcctctcctgctgatgttcaggtgtatatcagtatgtagagtctctactttaaagagtcctctcctgctgatgttcaggtgtatatcagtatgtagtgtctctactttaaagagtcctctcctgctgatgttcaggtgtatatcagtatgtagagtctctactttaaagagtcctctcctgctgatgttcaggtgtatatcagtatgtagagtctctactttaaagagtcctctcctgctgatgttcaggtgtatatcagtgtgtagtgtctctactttaaagagtcctctcctgctgatgttcagttgtatgtcagtctgctctgatgacATTGGTCAAGTGCTTcaaaatgtcccgccccttccttagcctatcgcgtacaatgtgttggagagctagccaataggagtgcgaGTGTgttgtagtgatgtcactgaaaCATGTCAGTAATTATAAGCTGAACATGTgacctctttaaatgttgtatatttctaacctctcctctctctctctctctcttcaggcTGGGCTTCCTCTCTCCTGGGGGGGGACAGTCGGTCGGGGAGCTCCCCGGCGTTGCCTCGGAAACAGCTGTCCCGAGATAAATCCCCCGCCGGCCTCCTGGACGACCCCCAGGATCTGGGCACCTTCACCCGGGACCGGAAGACGGGCTTCTTCAGCTCCTTCATCAAGAAGaagtcctcctcttcctcctcctcctcctccccctccccctcctctcagaacctccccaccccccccaaGAGGAGCAGCTCCTTCCGGGAGATGGAGACTCAGCCTCACAAGAAGTACGAGCCCACGGCCGACTTTTCAgcgccccccccctctcccccagTCGGACAGCAGCATCGGGGGGTTCTCCGCCTCCCCCTCCCACTCCCACTCCCACAGCGACCCCCCCCAACCCCAGTCGCGCTGCTGTGGTGCAGCCTTCGGACAGAAGCCCTCAGGGGGGGGGCTGGCGGCgcaggtgagcagcagcagctggagcgGGCTGGCCGGGTTCTTCACGCCCAGACTCATCAAGCGGACTCTGGGGCTCCGGACCGGGAAGACGGCCTCTtcggaggaggggggggggactttaCCAGTGGGGGGGCCCAAACCCTTCCCTAGGTCCAACTCCACCTCCTCTATGTCCGCTGGGCTGCCGGACCTGGAGCGCATGGCTCTGACTCTGCCCAGGAACCGCAGCGCCAAGCCCCCCCTGGAGAGGACCGCCTCCACCAGCTCGCAGCCAGAGAACGGGCGCCCCCCCCCCGAGGCGCTGCTGAGGAGGCTGGACGAGGGGACGGCTCAGATCAGGGAGAGACCCAAAGCCAAGCTGGTCCCCCGGGGCACGGGGGTGAGGGCGCCGGGAGTGGGGGGGGAGGCGGGGGACTCAGACCCTGCGGGGGACCGGCAGCAGCAGAGTTGGGCCTCCCCCTCCAAGactgcctcctcctctccgggggggggggtacagacCCACAACCACAAGGTGCCGGTGCTGATCTCCCCCACGCTCAAACACAGCCCCCCCGACGTGCACCTGGTGGGGCTGGACTCCCAGGGGAACCGCTTTAAGCTGCTGAGCGAGCACCCGGACCGGCCGCGGCTTGTCAAACCCAAGTGCGCCCCCCCGCCGCCCCCCACGCTGCGCAGCCAACACTCCTacagcgagggggggggggaggagcagGCGGGGGAGGTGAATGGGGAGAGAGTGTCTCGATCCGGGCGGGGAGGAACCTTGACGACGGGAAGACCCTCGGTGCCGCCGCCACAGGTGCCCCCCACGAACACCCCCACAAAGATGGCCAACGGAGCTGCCCCCTCTTCCAGCAAGGGGGGAATCCGGAGGACCCGGCAGCAGGCGGAGCGCGGCTTCCCCCCCGAGCGGGTGAGTCGCGAGGCCCTGCTGGAGTGCGCCGAGTCGCTGAGCTGCGCCCTCCAGGCCCCGGCCCCCGACGCCCCCCCCCTCCAGCGGCGCGGTCCTGGATGCcgggctgcagctgctggaccGCTGCTCCGGGTACGTGGACCTGATCCCGCAGATGAGGAGCAAGTTCGCCTTCCGGGAGGCCGTGGGCAAGCTGGAGCTCAGCCTGCAGGAGCTGAGGGCCTCCGGGGGGGCTGAGCGGCCCAGGGGGGCCCGGGCACCGTGCTGGAGAACCTGCAGGGCTGTGTCAGAGAGATCAGGGACGTGGTGCAGAGGTAGCAGCCGTGACctcactgtgacatcactgtgacatcactgtgacatcactgtgacatcactgtgacatcacacccCTCAGACTGGTTTATTCCTTTGGTTTTTCTGGTTGTTTTCACAGcgtgttggggggggggggtctcttcAGTACCTCAGAGAGAATCACTCCCACAGGTTTCCTTTCACTGTTTACAACCCTTCAGACCCCAGAGTGGACCCTCGAgcgggggggggtggggggtctcAGTCACACGTCGTGGATCAGCTGTTTGGaaggtctccctttctgtcAGACACTGACACTACTGTTTATTGATCAACTTTTAATGCAAAAAAGGTTCTAAAAAAGCAGTTTTCAGCCTCAAAGTTAAGACTGATCGctattttctttcttcaatCAAATGAAATCTGGATTATCGACACTAAACAAGACCCTTCCCACTACGTtctgacatttcaaacactAAACAGCTCGTATAAATACTCTACAAATAAGTGAATCACTAGTGTAATATTGCGCTCAGTGTCTGGGGGTCACAAACTTTCTAAAGCCATTTTAATCCAAACGATTGGAAACAGTCCGTGTGATTTCAAGATTTTTAGGGTCTAAATGTGACActgattattatttacatttcatttccacGGCAGTCAGGTTATTAAAACCTCATCCGTCTTCTACCATCTATCTGAGTTAGGTCGTAGAGATGTAGTCCCTCCACCTGGGCCTGGGTCTGCCCCTCTGCCCTCCTTTTATCGGATCATTTCAGACATTCCCACGTGTCACACAGAGGGATCACAGCCTCGGAGAAGCGTGTAAATAAAGGAATACAGGCGTATCAAATCTGGAAACACCCACAATTCCCCTCCCTATCACAGCGTTTGTCTTCAGTGTCCACACAGTGGGGGGGGAAGCCCCCGTCTCCTAAAGCATTTCAGTATTTAAGTCCAGTTTTAATGCACATCACATGTCTGTGTGgttggagggggagggggggggcgcAGGAGCAGAACTGGGACGGTGTTTCTATAAGTGTCCTTCTGGCGGACCGATCGACTCCCTGAAGCCTCGGCGTGTCCTCAGTGCCTCGAAATCTTCCACGCAATGAACACTGCAAAAAACACCCAgagacctacacacacacacacacacacacacacacacacacacacacacacacacacacacacacacacacactgatccctCTACCGACGAACTGCAGTATGTCTTCAGCACATTGTACATTATTGGGTTTGAGACAATAAGAGATGCTTTTCAGAATGTCTACGTTATGAACTTGAATTTTAAAttattcctttttcttcttttgtttttattaaaaagcacaGACGTATTTTGAGAGatgtaaatatttgatttatttcatatcCAGGAaacagaggatgtgtgtgtgcttacagaCGTATAGAGCGTGTTTGACTGAAGAATATCTGAATATATGAATGTATTATTCTCCGTCTGGGCGGACGGTCTTCTGCATGAATCTCTAACGGTGccatttgttgtttatttattgtactttttttactGGCCCATATCTTTTCATTTTGGTCTCACTAAATACTAAAGTCCAGAAGCAGTTGCTCTGTTTTTTGAgcacaaattaaacatttctctttgcttttcacATCTAAATGTACACTGGATACAAAACCTGATCTGTAACACGCTGCAGGTCCAAATCACCTTCAAAGAAACATGCTAATGACACGTTTATACCATGTCTGTGCGTCAGTATTTTAATGTCCAATTTCTTGCCAAACGGGATCCTGTGAGACGAACTGATTTCTATTCCCTGTGACTTTACAAACACACGGATGGAAGAGATGCTTTTAACTTTAGGATTCTTGGTGCCTTTTTGTGAGCAAATGTCTTTCACTGCGAGATGAAGAGGCAATGTTTTAAAATCCatcattaaaacacattcatgtctTGTTGTGAATTTCTGTCATCTGGAGGTTGATGTTTGGGATGCAAAACTGAAATTTAAaggtgcatttgtgtattaaataaagtatttagaTACTCAGTTACTAAGGTTGATTATTGGTGGGCATTCAGAGCAACATCTGGtggatttcctgcttttttaacgCATCACAACGGACAAaaacacgctgcagcttcagggaCAAACGTCTTTAGAATagttttttcttaatttgtgGGGCATCGGTGTGGGTCAGGTTTCCTAAAAAGCCTTATCAAGTGAAACATAACCTCCAAAATCAaacctatttaaagaaaatcatttgtcaagagatttgatttgattcctAAAGTCTCCGCTCATCTTCAGCGCCTCTTTATTTATGTCGCCTGTGTCTTCTGTTGTTTTCCTGGAGAACGTGTGTTCACATCACCAAACCAAAGGCCACTTCTTCAGCCGTACGAGTGCAATgtaaagcaacacacacactaatggaATATGTGAATCTAAACAGGGATTTAAAGAAATGGCAGAGACGTTAACATTAACTTTTTTattgtacaaaaatatattttgtgttttgttttttaatttaaagctcACGTTATATTACTGTGAAGTTTTGCTTATCAGTGTTAAGCCtattgtaaataataaagatattgaTGAATACTGCTCTGCTATTGGTTGTCTGTCTGCCTTCAATCACTTACTGATTAAATCTTAGTGCAATAATAATCAAACTGACCAGGCATATATTTTAGGAAGTGTAGCAGCATTAATGTGTGTTCAAACGTGCATAAATGCAATGTAATAGGGGGAAATGTTTCATAATACATACAATATTAACATGAACTCAATGTTAAATAAGTCATGTTCAAGCTCCAGCagcatcattgtttttttccattttaacattgaaagtaatattaaaaacatggatttaaatGGAAATAGTCGTAgtgattaaaaatatatttcataaatatcaaatatttattttaaaaatagttttaatttatactttaaattaaaaagctgttttaatgTACACTTTAC
This DNA window, taken from Eleginops maclovinus isolate JMC-PN-2008 ecotype Puerto Natales chromosome 9, JC_Emac_rtc_rv5, whole genome shotgun sequence, encodes the following:
- the abl2 gene encoding LOW QUALITY PROTEIN: tyrosine-protein kinase ABL2 (The sequence of the model RefSeq protein was modified relative to this genomic sequence to represent the inferred CDS: inserted 1 base in 1 codon; deleted 2 bases in 2 codons): MGQQVGRVGESTSTGGLQPPQPHASQPHQGKGNRGRRPREPGSITGTPPGRTAAVNVPDPGINIFTLHSEALHRPFGLDSAALTEAVRWSSKENLLGATESDPNLFVALYDFVASGDNTLSITKGEKLRVLGYNQNGEWSEVRSKNGQGWVPSNYITPVNSLEKHSWYHGPVSRSAAEYLLSSLINGSFLVRESESSPGQLSISLRYEGRVYHYRINSGSDGKVYVTSESRFATLAELVHHHSTVADGLVTTLHYPAPKCNKPTVYGVSPIHDKWEMERTDITMKHKLGGGQYGEVYVGVWKKYNLTVAVKTLKEDTMEVEEFLKEAAVMKEVKHPNLVQLLGVCTLEPPFYIVTEYMPHGNLLDYLRDCDKEEVNAVVLLYMATQISSAMEYLEKKNFIHRDLAARNCLVGENHVVKVADFGLSRLMTGDTYTAHAGAKFPIKWTAPESLAYNTFSIKSDVWAFGVLLWEIATYGMSPYPGIDLSQVYDLLEKGYRMEQPEGCPPKVYELMRACWQWSPLDRPSFAEIHQAFETMFHDSSISEEVAEELCKTASGHGGPLLPFDTPLLPSKSRTLHKHTENKENIEGGLDGRSEPGSHGHSGWASSLLGGDSRSGSSPALPRKQLSRDKSPAGLLDDPQDLGTFTRDRKTGFFSSFIKKKSSSSSSSSSPSPSSQNLPTPPKRSSSFREMETQPHKKYEPTADFSAPPPSPQSDSSIGGFSASPSHSHSHSDPPQPQSRCCGAAFGQKPSGGGLAAQVSSSSWSGLAGFFTPRLIKRTLGLRTGKTASSEEGGGTLPVGGPKPFPRSNSTSSMSAGLPDLERMALTLPRNRSAKPPLERTASTSSQPENGRPPPEALLRRLDEGTAQIRERPKAKLVPRGTGVRAPGVGGEAGDSDPAGDRQQQSWASPSKTASSSPGGGVQTHNHKVPVLISPTLKHSPPDVHLVGLDSQGNRFKLLSEHPDRPRLVKPKCAPPPPPTLRSQHSYSEGGGEEQAGEVNGERVSRSGRGGTLTTGRPSVPPPQVPPTNTPTKMANGAAPSSSKGGIRRTRQQAERGFPPERVSREALLECAESLSCALQAPAPDPPPSSGAVLDAGLQLLDRCSGYVDLIPQMRSKFAFREAVGKLELSLQELRASGGAXAAQGGPGTVLENLQGCVREIRDVVQR